TCGGAAGCCACGTCCTGAACCTGAAAATCGACCTCGAGATCCTCGACAACGACAGCTTTCAAGTCATCGTCTTCGAATTCGAAGCGCGTCCTGAGGCTTTGGTGAGAGTCCAGAACACGTTGCAGAGCGTCTCCGAGGAGACTCCCCTTCAGAGGACCTAACAGACGATCCGACCAAGCGACGTGATGGGTCGCTTCCAGATTATAGGTTCGCTCCAGATAGTAGATCCCTTCCTGGGTCGAGGACGGGTTAAAAGAGCGGTGCTCCGTGATCGGATTCTCTCTGAGGCCCGGTGAGCCAGACTCCAAATGTTCCGGAAGCCCCTTGACCACGGTCACCACCGAATTATGCCGAGAACTCTGCAGTTTCCAACGAGCAAAAATTTGGGCAAACAGACGGCTGCCTTCCTTGGCTGAGAGGTACTGCAAACCGGTGGTCTCAACAATGTCTTTCACCCCACCACGAACGGCCATTCCTTCGTCCGCCCATGCCGTCCATTGAATGGAAAGGACAGGTACTTGGGGTTGCTGAAAACCGTCCAGCAAAGCGTTAGCAGCTGCGTAGTCGGCCTGTCCCGGTGTCCCAAAGTAAGCCGCGACAGACGAGAATTGCACGATACCTTGAAGCTTAGACAGGGATAGCGCCTGGACCAGCAATTCCAAACCCAGGTTCTTAGCCCGAAAAACCTCTCCCAGATCTCGGGGATCTCGTTCTAGAAAGGGGCACATGGAACCCAAACCTGCGGCGTGAAAAAGATAGTTAATTGGGCGATCGTGAAGCTGAGCTTTCCGGACGGCTTCAGGATCGGAAATATCACAGCACAAGTATTCGACTCTCTGCGAACTGTGTTGTTCTACCCAATCTGGGACTTCCGGCCGCCGACCAAGTAAAAGAAAACGCGATGGGCTGCTATCCAAGAGTTCTCTGACCACTCGGGATGCGATACCTCGACCGCCACCGCTGACCAAAATGAGATCCTCCGCCCCCAATTCGTAAGGCGGAGAGTAATCGTCCAGTTCTGCTGAATCTAAAGCCAGCAGCGTTTCAACTTGGGATTGCCCTGAGCCTTTCACCCAACGCCCGATTGCGAGTTCGCCCAACACCCTGTCCAGCAGCGCCGGTGGAACCTCGCCGACCTCCAAATGATGATAGGAAAACTGAAGCGAACGTACGTCTTTGTGCGCAGACCTCAAGAAAGCAGTGAGAGCCCGAAAACTCGCCAACAATTCATTTCGTTCTTCTCCATAGCTGACTACGGCAAAACGCGCTTCGCCGCCTTCCTTGGCCCGTGCTTGAATCGCTTTCATGATGCCAGGCAGGAGATTCTCTCTCAGCTCTTTGCTGCCCGGAAGACGTCCCAAGTACAAACGGTGTTGACTGTCTCCGTTGAGTCCACCGAGGGATCCTGTTTTGCTTGACCATTCTTGACGAGACCAAGACATATCCCAAGGCTCTGCCTGCTCGAATACCGGGCAATTCCGCAATTCAAAACAGCGGACGGGGACGTCGGCAGACTCAACAGGTCCGAGGGATTCGCTTGCTTGAAGAATCATCCGAATACTGTTGAGCCCGCGGAATCCCCGATGTTTCGGTGGGAGGACCGAGCCTCTCAGTTGGGAGATAATCGAAATGAGCTTCAGTGAGTCCAGGCCCAGCTCCGCATCGAATTCCACATCCAATCCCAAGCGAGACTTCGGGTAACCCGTGACGGCTGAGACCACGTTCCGCACCTGTTCTTCCGGGGATAGGCCGGCTACAGGAGTTTCTGGTTCGTTGTCCCACAACGAGTTGTTCCGGGGACGGCAACGGGTCAACGGGGGACGCTGAAAAGAGAGAGGCTCCCGTAGTCTCCGCTGCAAATCGGTAACATTCTGCAAAAGCCCCCGGTCGCCTTCATCGAGGGAGAGCACCTGAAATGGCTTGCCCGCAAGAATGTCCTTGATCAAAGCGCCAAGGACACGTCTGGGACCTACCTCCACGAAACGACGTATCCCTGCTTCGTAGGCCAGTTCTATTTGAGAAACAAAATCTACGGGCGCTGCGACTTGGGAAGCCAGCAGAGATGCGACGCGCTGGTGAGCCTCTGGATTGAGTTGCTCTCCAGTTCGAGAATGGGGATAAAAAGTACGTTCCGAATTGGCGGGAATAGGAACTCGCGGACACTTCAACGCTAATCCCAAGAGATGAGCTCTCATGGGCTCGACAGCGTGGCTGACATAACTCGAGTGAAAGCCTCGGTCTACCATCAGATGAGCGGTACCCAGTCCGACCTTCTTGGCCAAGTCAGCGGCTTCTTTTAAATTCTCGGGTTTTCCCGCAACCACTAACTGGGAATAGGAATTAATGTTGGCGATCTCAAGTTTGGGGTCCATTCCGTGAACCAAATCCAGGGCTCTTTCTGCGTTACCTAACAGACATAAAAGGGAGCTTTCTGGGCCGTTTCCTTGACTCATGATTCGCCCCCGGACCGTCACAGCTTTGACCGCCTCCTCAAACGTGATCGCACCGGTTGCGTAGAGCGCCGTGTACTCGCCCAAGGAATGGCCCAAAGCAAGGTCACAATCAATCCCAGTTTGCGACCTGAGTGTCTGCAAGAGGGCTGCGGAAACACAGAACAGAGCCGGTTGAGCCAGAACCGTATTCCGCAGCGCGGCGTCCTGCGCAGGGCCTTGGGTGGAAGGATAGAGGGCCTCCAGAAGACTTAATCCCGTCTCTTGTTGAACGATCGATTCGGCCGCCTCGAAAAGGGGACGAACTTCCGCTGTATCATACAGCTCAGACAACATGCCAGGGTACTGAGAACCTTGACCAGGAAAAAGAAAGGCGATCTCCCCGGAAAGTGAAGGCAAACTCCCAAACAAATAGTTCTCAGGCTGCACCAAGGCCGTACGGGCCCCGGATGGAGGTGTGGACAAGACCAAGGCAAAATTGGTACCGCCAAAGCCGAAGCCACTCACAGCAGTCTGGACCACCTCTTCTTTCACGGACGTAGGTCGCTGGACGACAGTCAAACGTTGTTCTGCTTTGAGAAGGCCAGTGCCGGGCTCCTCAAAGTTCGTTTGAGGTGGCAGGAGTCCACAGTTGATGGGAATGAGGGCGTTGAACAGTCCAGCCATGCCGGCTGCCGTCCGAAGGTGCCCAACGGAGGCTTTGGCCGAACCCAAGCTTAACGGCTGTTCTGGCTGTCGTTGAAAAAATTGGTCCAGAGAGGCAAGTTCCGTAGGGTCTCCGATCGATGTCCCGGTTCCGTGGCACTCCACGTAAAGCGTGTCGCTGGGCTTGAAGCTACCTTGAACGTAAGCCCTCTGCAGAGCCCGTAGTTGACCAGAAGTTTGAGGTGCGGTGATTCCTGCACCGGCTCCGTCGGAGGAACTGCCAACGTTATTGAGCACTGCATAAATCGTGTCGTCATTACGCAAGGCATCGTGAAGTCTTTTGAGGATGACGATCCCACAACCCTCACCCAGGACAAATCCATCAGCCCGTTCTTCGAAAGGAAAGGAGCCCAGCTCGGCCAAAGCCGTCACCTTGCTGAAGAGAACGAAAGCATCGGCGGTCATCCAAGTATCCACCCCACCACTGACAACCAGGTCACACTCCCCGGTTCGTAGCGAGTTCACCCCGCAGTCGATGGCCGCGAGGGATGATGCACAGGCAGCGTCGATTGTGATGTTGGGACCATGGAGGTCGAAGGCCCAAGCGATCCGTCCGGCTACAAGGTGAGTGGAGCGTCCGGGAAGGCTGTCTGGAGTTAGCGCGTAATCCGGAAATTTTTCCAAGTAACGTTGAAAGAGCCCCTCTAAATCATTTTTTTCGCCGTCTTCTGTTAAGCCGCGAAGCCGGTGGAAAATCCGTCGAGTCCCAAAAGACTCACATTGAGCCTCAGCAACATCGCAGCCTGCAGTAGCGGCTACAAAGACCCCGGCTTTCTCGCGGTCAAAGTCACTGCAAAGCAGCCCGGCGTCATCAAGCGCATCACGCGTACAGAGGAGCGAGAGGAGCTGGGGGTAGCTCATCGTCTTCAGGGTCGCGGGAGGAATCGCTAGGAAATCGTAGTCCTCCTGGAACTCCTCAAGCAGAGCTGCCAGCTTGGAATAACTGGACACCTCTCGGTCTCGATTCTCGGAATAAAAAAGTTCTTGCTCCCACAACCAATCGGGAATTTCTCGGATAAAACATCGTTTTTTAAGAATATTGTGGAAGTAGCCCTTGAGAGTGCGACTCCCGGGCATTCGCAAACCGACTCCCACGATGGCGATGGGAACACTGGGGCCAAATTGCTTTTGATCGGGCAGTGAAGAAGAGTAACGCAACTGTCTTTAACCTAGCAAATAACAATTACAGAAGGATCATTGCTAGGAGCCATAGAATGAAAAATCGTCCAGCAACCCTGTACTATCCTAATTACCAAATCCGAAGACTTCAAAACCTCACTCGCACAAATTCCTGTATAGATTGATGAACCGAAGAAGGCCGCATTAAGCTCTATAAAGCTTAATGACGGACTGTTAGGAATTTTGGTCACACACCGTACTCGCAGGACGAATCGATCGAGCTCCCCGAAGAAGCGCATCCAAATCGAGGTGCAAGTCATCCACGTCAGCCAGTGCCCTCAGTGTTGAAGCCTGCCATCCAGCCACCATGATTCAAGATTTCCGCGATGATGCCGTCCGAAGGCCGTTCCAGGAACGCACACCCTTCATCTGACCGCCAAACGGTTGAAAAGAGAATCGGTCCACCTCATGCCTTCGCATCCTGGCCCCCACAAGAGATTAAGATGGATAATCATAACAAGGTCTCGCGTCGAACGTTTTTGATCCCCCGGGGTCGCTTCAGCAACTGCAAAACTGGCGGCAGCATGAAAAATAATGGGCGTGCAACGGATCGTGCGGCATTAGATGGGTTGTTGCGACGATTGATAAAAGGATGTGCAATGCGATCTCGGGTTCGAATTTTTATTTTTGTCTTCACTGCGACGAGCAGTTTTGCGGTAGCTCATTCCCGCCCCGCGGATGACAAGCCCAACGTCGTCATCTTCATTTCCGACGACCAAGGCTACGGCGACATGGGCATCCATGGCAACAATTTCATTCATACGCCTCGCCTCGACCGGATGGCGCGCGACGGCGCGCGGCTCGACCGCTTCTACGTGTCGCCCGTTTGCGCGCCGACCCGCGCCAGCCTGATGACCGGCCGTTATCACCTGCGCACGCGTGTCTCGTCCACAAGCCTCGGCCACGAGGTGATGAATACCGAAGAGGTCACCCTTGCCGAAGTTCTGCGCGGCAACGGTTACGTCACGGGCGCCTTCGGGAAGTGGCACAACGGTCACCACCCGCCGTACCACCCCAACGGCCAGGGCTTCGACCACTACCTGGGCGTTTGCCAGGGCCACTGGAACAACTACTTTAACCTGCTGATGGAACGCAACGGTCAGCCCTACCCCACGCACGGATACACGTCCGACGTGCTGACCGATCACGCCATGGAGTTCATCAAAACTAACCGCGACAAGCCGTTCTTTTGCTACGTGCCTTACAACGTGCCGCACACGCCTTTTCAGGTGCCCGACAAGTACTATGACAAGTACGCCGCAGCGGGTTTGAATGCGAGCGACGCGAGCGCGTACGGCATGTGCGAAAATATGGACCTCAACGTTGGGCGCGTGCTCGATCAGCTCGACGCGCTGGGTATCGCGAAAAACACAATCGTGATCTACATGTCCGACAATGGCCCGAACTCAGGAAAAAAAACGCCGCGTTTCAACGCGAACATGAAAGGTCGCAAGGGCTCGGTGCACGAAGGAGGCGTCCGTGTGCCGTTTTTCATCCGCTGGCCCGGGCAGATCGCGTCGGGACAAGTCATCGATACGATCGCGTCGCACATCGATGTGCTTCCGTCTCTCGTCGAGCTGACGGGAACAAAAATGGGAAAGACCCTGCCGCAAGACGGCGTGAGTCTCGTGCCACTGATCAACAACAACAATCAAGAACCGGCGGGATGGCCGCAGCGCATGATCTTCTCGTCGCAGACGTCACCTGGCCACCAATGGCCAGTTCCATCGCTTCATGAGGATTTGGCGAAAACAAAGATTTCGGTGCGCACACCGAGATACCGCGCCGTGACAGAACGCAAGGACGCTGACGGGAAAGCCATCTGGCAGCTGTACGACATGCAGGATGACCCAAGCCAGAAAAACGACATTGCCAAGAAGAACCCGCGTGTACTCGCCGACCTTACCGCCGCTTCCGACGCTTGGTTCGCCGACGTAACTCGTAACGGTTACGGCTTACTGCCCGCGCCCATCGGCGGCGTGGCCCACCCGATTATCAACGGCTATGAAACCGTGCTGCTCAACGCGCAAGACGCACAACTCGAATCGCGCAGCCTGACAACGGCGTGGGTCCACAGGCTCGGCAACAACGGTTGGATCGATAATTGGACGACGATGGACTTCACCCCATGGTGGCAAATTGACGTGCGCGAGTCTGGCAAGTGGGACGTGACGATCCACTACAACGCGGCTGCGGACGCCGTCGGCACGAGGCTGCGCGTTAGCGCTGGCGATCAAGCGATCGAAGCAATCATCACGCAAGCATTGGTCTCTGATCCGCTGCCACGCCCGAATCGCACACCCATGCGACACTACATCGACAAAAACTGGGCGACGCTCAGGGTGGGTCAGCTGAAATTTGAGATGGGCGCCGAGCGGTTGCGCGTCGAAGTGATCAGCCAAACTGGCAAGCTGGTGATGCAGCTCAAAGACATTGTGCTGACCCGGCCGCACTAACGGTGTTTGGTGGTGAGGTTCAATCGAGAAACCGGAGACACTGCTGCGCAGGAAAGGCGAGTGTGCTTCAAAGGCTACGCGATCGGGCAGATGGAAAAGGTCAGGCGATCCATTGCGATGGGGCCGATTCTAGGCGAGAGTTTTTCAGATTGTTTAATAAACCAAACTGATCTTCATCTGACTGGGATTTTGTTTCGTTCATAGCGGATGGCAGGATCGCGGAGCGGATTGTTTTGTTTCGGCGAACGTCGATCTTTATTTAGCTGGATGACTGTTGGATCCGACTTGCAAATAATGCGATGCCCAGTTTAAATGTTGGACCTCAACCAGCCATTCTACAGTCGACGGAAAAATCATTTGATTAATCTTCTCATCACCAGAGATGGAGACGGGTCCATCGGTTCACTTTTGGCCGTTGGATTAACGGGGTCGAAAGAGCCAGATTCATTTCCCGGGCGAAGAAACGACCAACTTGGTTGTAACGCCCCCCTTTGTCGAATGATAAAAATCGCTTTGCCGTTGATGGTCCTGTGATTGAGAGCCGAGTCGAAAATCGAAAAGAAGGGTGAAAATGCCGAAGTCGCGATTTACGCCTTCTAGGAGAAGAAACCAATGATTTTCATCAAGTCGAGGTCCTGAAGACATGAGAATCCATCGAGTTGATCTCATTGTTTTTCCGGTGATACTTCTGACCGGCATCCTGCTCGGTTCGGTGCAGGTCGCCTCCATGCCCGGCGTCCCTTCCCACGGCCGGTATCACGCCAGTGATATGGACGATCTCCAGGAGCAGCTCCTCGGACACTCCGTGTTGCCGAAGCCCTGGTCCGCGGCCTCCGATCACCCCGGATGGCTCGCGATCTGCGGCCTGTACCAGAGGGTATCCACCGCGACCGGACTTCAGGGGATGAGGCTCTGGAATCGCTTGACGCCAGTGTTTCTAGGGCTTAACCTCTGCCTCTTTCTGGGCTTGACCCGCCAGCTCCGCTTCAATCGTCTGCAAGCCCTGGCCCTGACCGCGGTACTGCTCGCGTCCGGTGCCACCATCACCTGGAGCGTGGTTCTGGAAACCCATGTACTCGCCCTCACCAGCCTTCTTCTCCCTGCCCTGATCCTCACCAATCGACGATTGACGTCGCGACTCTGGAGCCGGCCTAACCCGGCGGATGTTGCGACCTACGGCGTAGCCATCGCCATCGCAACATCGATCACCATCACCAACATGATGCTCGCGATTCTGGCGGTGATTCCAGTCAACTTCCTCCGACATCCAAGCCCCGCTCGTCTCGTGACCCGAACGATTCGACGACTCCCCACCCTGATATCGGCGAGTCTGGTCGGCGTCGGAATCCTGGCATTCGTTCATCTCATAAGCTGGTATATGCACCAGGATCGGAATATGCCGCAGTTCCTTGAGGTGCTGGGGGAACGCCGCCTGCTTCAAAGCATGAGAGGTTCCTGGTGGGACTCCATCCTGTCACTGGCTTGGATCGCACCACCAATAGACGCCTACAGCGGTAGACCTGAGTACCTCCAGATGCTGTCGCTCGAACGCAACTGGTCGACTGCCCCTGCGTACCTCTCGGGCCTCGCCGTGTTGTTCCTGACGATCTGCTCGTTCCGCGTCGTATCCGCACGCACGATGTTCATACCGGCTTTCGTGCTCTTCGGTGTCGTTCTGCATTCCGTCTACGGACTCGGCGAATCATTTCTCTTCGCAGCAAATTATACGTGGGCGAGTGTAATCTCCGTCGGCCTCCTCGGCCGCGCCGTGATGCCTCGTCAACTCGGGTGGATCGCCTTTTCCGTCGCCCTGATCATGCTGATCGTGAATCTCCTGATCTGGAAACACGGCCTCGACTGGATCATCGAAAACAACTACCTCCTGCCGCCCGCCCACTGATTGTTGCAGAATCGTCCCAAGATGTTCTTCGAGATCATTAGCCGCATGGGGAGCCAGTGCTTCGGCGAGCACTGACAGGAATTTTGATTTCGAGCCATACCCGCAGGGCGAATCGATCCAGCTACCCGAATAGGAGGCATCACAGCGGAGGGCAAACTTTGGATCTGCTTACTTCAAACAACCTGACTAGCTGAACAACTTGGAATAGTGCCTGTACCAATCACTTTGAAATCGCTCCTTTGGATCGTACTTGAGTTTCAACTTCAGGAATTCAGAAAATTGCGGATAGCAGGTTTCCACCTGTTGGCGAGTTGCCCATCGATGGTAAGTCAGATAGAAACATCCGTCATACTCGATCACTCGGTCGATTATTCGGCGAAAGTCTTCCTGGGCCTTGCAGATTCCCTCGCACGTATGGGGCACATGTAAGTTGCAAACAATACAGATACAGCGTTCCCTCGCCCAAGCGAGAAAACTCTCCGTATCTGGCTCGATGAACCGGATCGTTCCGTAAGTCATATCCACCTTATGTTGGACAAAGTCTTGCCGAACAGACTTCATAAACGGAATGAAGTTTTCCTTGGTAACATAGACCTCCGTGATCATTTCTGTCTCGTTGGCGTTTGCAACCGCTTCGATGTAACCCTCGATCACGTTAGAGAGTTGATGGGAATCGGACCAGTAGACCTGACCGGAGGTTCCCAGATAATACTGTTCGTACTTGCTGAACGCCTGCTCTTTATCCGTGCGAACCATCCGATACATCGCAGCCCAATCGGAACCGGACATGTGTTTCGAGTTTTCAGGTACCGGGATCTCTTCATCGACGGGCTTGTAACAGGAAAAGACGCCCGGATGAAACTCTTCGTCGCCCCCAAGGTTGACCGAATATTGACAATCACCATAGAGAAACCCGTCTTCAATCGCCGCTTCGACGTTGGGTAACAGATTTTTGACGGCGATTACCTCCACCCTACGCTTTACAACCTGTCGCGGAACGAGTCTCAGCGTCACCTGCGTAACAATGCCGAACAGACCATATCCGCCAATAGCCAACGAAAACAGTTCCCGGTTTTCCTGTCGGCTGCATCCGAGCTTTTGACTGGCATGATTAACAAGAGTGAAGGATTCGATATCGCTTATCAACGGTGGAAATATCAAGCCTCGACCATGGATATTGGTCGACAATGAACCTCCAATCGAGACGTTATCGACGCCCGTCTGTTTCTGTCGAACGGCCCAAGTTTTCGAACTGCCGGCCTGTTCCCCGTGCAGGTAGTCAATCAACTCCGGCCACATCAATCCGCTTTCCACGGTGAGTAATCCGTTTTCGCGATCAAAATGGACAACCGCCTTAAATTCGCTCATGTCGAGCAGGATCGTTCCCGTTCCGAATTGTTGTCCGCCCATTGAATGCCGGCCACCCGCTATCGATATCGCCAGATCGAGTTCCTCGGCCATTTTGAGGGCCTGCAGGATGTCGGACTCTGATTCAGGAACGATCACCGAATGAACCTGTGTCGAGTTCAGCTGTGATTGAATGTCGTTAACTTCTTCCATGACTGGCACCTCATTGCTTTCAATTTCCCGAATTTGGGTGGACCACCAACGCAATGTTCTCACCGATTGCCAAGGTGGCTTGGCGATTTTTTTCAGTCAACCATTCCAACCGCAAGTCCTGGTGTGTTTTGTGTTCAAGTAACTGAAACCCTGATTTTGCCAGGAATGCAGGCAACTCAGAGCTCTTGATTCCCCAGGTAAAACGCTCGTGCTGAAATGCCAGCCACAGCGATGTTGCGAGCCGTTCGTTCTGAAAACTGAAATTCTGAGGTTTCAGCTCCTCCATGTAGGTGAAAATAAATTTTGAACCCAATGCTTGCGCTGCGATGCACTGCAACATTTCCCGAACACGTGCTTCGCTCAAGTACATTGCCAGGCCTTCGGCAATAAAGAGCGTTGATATTTTGGGATCGTATTCCGGACAACCAGCGAGCGCGGAGGCTAGGGTTTGACAGGACAGGTCAACGGCGAAGAAATGACACTTTCCCGAGGCGAGCTGAAAACGTTCGATCGCAGCCGTCTTGACGATCTGCGTAGCGGGATGATCCAGTTCGATGATCGACAGCCAGGGCATCTCGGCCGACAGACGAAGACTTAGTGTGTCGAAACCGGATCCGATGATAACGATTTGATGGATCCCCCCCGAAACGGCCGATCGTACAAGCGACTCAATACACCGCTTACGTAGCACCTGATGCAAGTAGATACCGGGTACCGAACCAGCCTGGAGTACCTGGCATTGTTTCAGCAGCATAGCGCGTCGCAATCTCGCACTGCCCCAAAAACGTTGGGAATTAATGTGCATGGTCATGGCCGCCGTATAACGACTTAATGTCTCTGGTACTTCGATCGACAAGGCAGGTTGTTGGGAAACCCAGTAGATCCCGTTGGACACAAATTTGGCAGTTCGACTGGCCTGATCTTGCTTCATGATTGCAAACCGAAACGCCGGCTGAGGGGTAGTAAAGTTGGGTCGCTAAAAATTGTCATCGTAGTAGCTGAAAATCGAATTTCGCTCGCTAAGTTGGGTGGCTCAACCCTCCAAACATGATCGCCTGCAAGAATCATCGAATGGCGTGTCGCCGGCATTGCTTCAGCAGCCGATCACTGCGTGGTAGGGGGTTTGCCCACCCGTTGCGATGAAATGTCGAGATTCGCCAAAATCATTTGTGCAGACGAATTTACGCTTTCGATAGGCGACTAACCACCGGAAAAAGAAAAAAAGCCGAGGAACTTTCGGGCAGGCTGTGATTGCGTGTTGAGCAATTCGACGACCGTGGTAAGCGGAATATTCCGCGTTTTCGACCGCATCCGCGGTAAGCGGGGACGGCAGCACTCAATAATGTCGCGGGGACCAGTTTGTCTGTGGCAGCGCAAACTGTTGTCGAAGCCGGAAACGGTCATCACCGAAGTAACATTGAACCACCATCTACGCGAAGCAGCTCAGCTTCGGTCAACTCAAGAAGTCTGAGACGCGGCTGATCAACGTATTTCATCGCCGACTCTAATCATCGATTGGAGGCGATTATTAGCGCGTTCGCTCAGTAATCGATTGATTATCTCAATCATTTTATCAACGTTTGGATGTTCCAAGATACTGACATGATCTCCAGGTACGGCATGAATTCCTAGCTGGTCAACAAAGCGATTCCAGCCCCGATCTGGAGGCAATCCATGTAGCAATCCTTGTGTCTTCGCGATAATCAGATCTACCCGACCAGCATAGGATTCGGGTTGGTAATCTCGACAGGCAGCATAAACAATTCGCATCAACTCACGATTCTGCACGGGTAAGATTGTTTCATCCCAGATATCGGAAAACTCCACCGAGGCAGATGCGGGCGAACTAATTTGACGCCAACTTCTTCGAGTAAACCGAAGCGCCCGATCGAAAAATGACGAATCGGAAAAGCGTTTCCATTCTTCCAGACACCAAGACGGGAAATTGGCGGCGATTCGATATCTTTTTCTCAATCGCCCCGCAAAATCGATTTTCTGCCCACGCGTCCCTGGACCAATATCGATCACCACGAGTAGATCAATTTGAGCGCCCCGTGCGGCAAGAACGCTGGCAACCTCATACGCCATCATCCCGCCATAAGAAAAACCCATGAGTGCATAGCTCCCGGTGGGCTGATAGGCCTGCAACGTATCGGCAAGAATGACTGCCGTATGGCGGAAGTCCCGAAAGTGATCAATGAACTCTGCTTCCAAACAGGGCTGAACGCCAAAACTCGGACAGTCGATTGACT
The nucleotide sequence above comes from Pirellulaceae bacterium. Encoded proteins:
- a CDS encoding amino acid adenylation domain-containing protein; protein product: MRYSSSLPDQKQFGPSVPIAIVGVGLRMPGSRTLKGYFHNILKKRCFIREIPDWLWEQELFYSENRDREVSSYSKLAALLEEFQEDYDFLAIPPATLKTMSYPQLLSLLCTRDALDDAGLLCSDFDREKAGVFVAATAGCDVAEAQCESFGTRRIFHRLRGLTEDGEKNDLEGLFQRYLEKFPDYALTPDSLPGRSTHLVAGRIAWAFDLHGPNITIDAACASSLAAIDCGVNSLRTGECDLVVSGGVDTWMTADAFVLFSKVTALAELGSFPFEERADGFVLGEGCGIVILKRLHDALRNDDTIYAVLNNVGSSSDGAGAGITAPQTSGQLRALQRAYVQGSFKPSDTLYVECHGTGTSIGDPTELASLDQFFQRQPEQPLSLGSAKASVGHLRTAAGMAGLFNALIPINCGLLPPQTNFEEPGTGLLKAEQRLTVVQRPTSVKEEVVQTAVSGFGFGGTNFALVLSTPPSGARTALVQPENYLFGSLPSLSGEIAFLFPGQGSQYPGMLSELYDTAEVRPLFEAAESIVQQETGLSLLEALYPSTQGPAQDAALRNTVLAQPALFCVSAALLQTLRSQTGIDCDLALGHSLGEYTALYATGAITFEEAVKAVTVRGRIMSQGNGPESSLLCLLGNAERALDLVHGMDPKLEIANINSYSQLVVAGKPENLKEAADLAKKVGLGTAHLMVDRGFHSSYVSHAVEPMRAHLLGLALKCPRVPIPANSERTFYPHSRTGEQLNPEAHQRVASLLASQVAAPVDFVSQIELAYEAGIRRFVEVGPRRVLGALIKDILAGKPFQVLSLDEGDRGLLQNVTDLQRRLREPLSFQRPPLTRCRPRNNSLWDNEPETPVAGLSPEEQVRNVVSAVTGYPKSRLGLDVEFDAELGLDSLKLISIISQLRGSVLPPKHRGFRGLNSIRMILQASESLGPVESADVPVRCFELRNCPVFEQAEPWDMSWSRQEWSSKTGSLGGLNGDSQHRLYLGRLPGSKELRENLLPGIMKAIQARAKEGGEARFAVVSYGEERNELLASFRALTAFLRSAHKDVRSLQFSYHHLEVGEVPPALLDRVLGELAIGRWVKGSGQSQVETLLALDSAELDDYSPPYELGAEDLILVSGGGRGIASRVVRELLDSSPSRFLLLGRRPEVPDWVEQHSSQRVEYLCCDISDPEAVRKAQLHDRPINYLFHAAGLGSMCPFLERDPRDLGEVFRAKNLGLELLVQALSLSKLQGIVQFSSVAAYFGTPGQADYAAANALLDGFQQPQVPVLSIQWTAWADEGMAVRGGVKDIVETTGLQYLSAKEGSRLFAQIFARWKLQSSRHNSVVTVVKGLPEHLESGSPGLRENPITEHRSFNPSSTQEGIYYLERTYNLEATHHVAWSDRLLGPLKGSLLGDALQRVLDSHQSLRTRFEFEDDDLKAVVVEDLEVDFQVQDVASETEVEALLTSLREEPFALDGQPLIRGRLLKLSEQEHHFLVVAHHIAVDGVSTKRIRAEIYEHYSKLKEGDSFADCNLDRYYDFVQNQRMRLENNREEIMTYWKERLSHEPPVLFPRDSDTCPTRFSSSSLFFDLEPPLWSAVEASARKANVTPFTLLCAAYAQSLREQTRQDSVIFGVPLQGRTESGSESTVGLFVNTMPIRLTFPSEGQGREELLHDVQQQVYGALEYEDLPFPDLVRELAPSRQPGVNPLFQCVLEYQSIGSEGQGLPELSLEFRSLEPPQQFYDLVFAVLSDKERSYCRLQYRTDVLSDSEIQQLKRHFLRFLQRLTEESLGKEKSSPSPDSKCLRKTIPQSFWEQVQAGPQALALVEDGAQYSYRELGANVVAVVGALRARGVKANSRVAVCLRRNHDFVACVLGILQLGASYLPFDPNDKPARKEQLLKEAGAELLVTHGEFGSAKIPTIKPEELFQSLASNGETVVPTDESDPESMATIIFTSGTSGTPKGVKISHINIQALVQGLNELELGPGKRILHASSPAFDASFFEIWGALLTGATLILHGETTPTLTGLARTLEREKVTTAWFTASLFHLIVDESPGLLSALDQVVSGGEVLSPRHLEIALAHCPRTHFYNGYGPSEGTTFSSLHRIEVGDLNREEGIPIGRPLPFCTLKILGQGHSPVPTGQIGEIAIGGGGLCQGYLSPKDESGRFCPDSSTAEKRLYLTGDRGRFSEDGVLEFLGREDRQVKIRGFRVEPEGVERCLLNFEDVLRCAVGCQVDQDSHYLVAYVVLKSVSHTTPEELREALRGSLPDYMVPRLILKVKNIPMTVTGKVDWGSLSDLSSSKPRYSLILPREPLEGLLTAIWEEALKVRPIGVTDDFIDLGGHSLVALRIFNAIERLLEKRLPVSTLFQAPTVEKLAALIRTEGWETKWETIVPIREGEGRPSFYCVHPAGGTVFCYRDLAREFDQEFSFYGIQAKGLDGREPLHESLDQMVVDYVDALVEHQPKGPYYLGGWSSGGVVAFEMAQLLKRRGKDVGLLVLFDTFFPLGSYRKQEQILGDVTQTLRDIKRLGSDTVFHAKKVLSSQEGIELAAVKRVTRHASKILLGRLGLAERHFYESVDTDTVKAQNTLVQRAVQDLNAYVANKYDDRTVLFQSRDNNFEGKFDGRLAWNRVVPKLQVIPVAGDHYTFLEQPNCKILAQQLERAIRDVELARGAD
- a CDS encoding arylsulfatase is translated as MRSRVRIFIFVFTATSSFAVAHSRPADDKPNVVIFISDDQGYGDMGIHGNNFIHTPRLDRMARDGARLDRFYVSPVCAPTRASLMTGRYHLRTRVSSTSLGHEVMNTEEVTLAEVLRGNGYVTGAFGKWHNGHHPPYHPNGQGFDHYLGVCQGHWNNYFNLLMERNGQPYPTHGYTSDVLTDHAMEFIKTNRDKPFFCYVPYNVPHTPFQVPDKYYDKYAAAGLNASDASAYGMCENMDLNVGRVLDQLDALGIAKNTIVIYMSDNGPNSGKKTPRFNANMKGRKGSVHEGGVRVPFFIRWPGQIASGQVIDTIASHIDVLPSLVELTGTKMGKTLPQDGVSLVPLINNNNQEPAGWPQRMIFSSQTSPGHQWPVPSLHEDLAKTKISVRTPRYRAVTERKDADGKAIWQLYDMQDDPSQKNDIAKKNPRVLADLTAASDAWFADVTRNGYGLLPAPIGGVAHPIINGYETVLLNAQDAQLESRSLTTAWVHRLGNNGWIDNWTTMDFTPWWQIDVRESGKWDVTIHYNAAADAVGTRLRVSAGDQAIEAIITQALVSDPLPRPNRTPMRHYIDKNWATLRVGQLKFEMGAERLRVEVISQTGKLVMQLKDIVLTRPH